A genome region from Dreissena polymorpha isolate Duluth1 chromosome 16, UMN_Dpol_1.0, whole genome shotgun sequence includes the following:
- the LOC127862850 gene encoding pancreatic triacylglycerol lipase-like gives MIYDNFGCWWSLIKEVCYKADGIGCFSNAKPYDNANCKLPESPNAIQVKFLLYTRANTQSPQIVNKTSNSIQASRFSSTRKTKFIIHGFNDEHRPWMSKMAQAIIKREDANVFAVDRSKGADNIDYNQAAANTRVVGALIAQFITQLRTTTQAQYGDFHLFGHSLGAHISGYAGERISRIGRITGLDPAGPQFEKKDTKVRLDPTDALFVDAIHTDGDSLIQLGRFRARAASRSRGLLP, from the exons GATGTTGGTGGTCACTTATAAAGGAGGTTTGTTACAAAGCTGACGGAATCGGATGCTTCAGCAACGCCAAACCATATGACAACGCCAATTGTAAACTTCCAGAGTCGCCAAATGCTATTCAG gtcaagttCCTGCTGTACACCCGTGCGAACACCCAGTCGCCtcaaattgtaaataaaacttcAAACTCCATCCAGGCGTCGCGTTTCTCCAGCACCAGAAAGACTAAGTTTATCATCCACGGCTTCAATGATGAACACCGTCCATGGATGAGCAAAATGGCACAGGCTATAATCAAAAGG GAAGACGCAAATGTGTTTGCAGTGGATCGGTCGAAAGGAGCTGACAATATCGATTACAATCAGGCAGCGGCGAATACCAGGGTCGTAGGGGctctgattgcgcaatttataaCACAACTTCGCACCACTACGCAGGCGCAATATGGCGACTTCCATTTGTTTGGTCACAGTCTTGGTGCCCATATTTCCGGTTACGCCGGTGAAAGGATTTCCAGAATCGGTCGAATAACCG GCCTTGATCCGGCCGGTCCCCAGTTCGAGAAAAAGGACACCAAGGTTCGTCTGGACCCTACAGATGCTTTGTTTGTCGACGCCATTCATACGGACGGCGACTCACTCATTCAACTTGGAAG GTTTCGGGCTCGAGCAGCCAGTAGGTCACGTGGACTACTACCCTAA